A portion of the Bubalus kerabau isolate K-KA32 ecotype Philippines breed swamp buffalo chromosome 1, PCC_UOA_SB_1v2, whole genome shotgun sequence genome contains these proteins:
- the LOC129621099 gene encoding olfactory receptor 7A17-like encodes MVPGNKTQISEFILLGFSEEPALQPLLFGLFLSLYLITVVGNLLIMLAVISGSHLHTPMYFFLSNLSFVDICFISTTIPKMLVNIKTQNKVISYEDCFTQIYFFLLFVQLDDFLLTIMSYDWYVAICHPLHYTVIMNARLCALLVLVSWMIGALNSLLQTLLALRLSFCTVLEIPHFFCEFKEVIQLACSDTFLNKTMMYFAVGLLGGGPFAGICYSYSRIVSSIHRISSAQGKYKAFSTCASHLSVVSLFYCTILGVYFTPAVTHNSHSSVTASVMYTVVTPMLNPFIYSLRNKDIKRALRKFFRMATILEPIVLKQKKC; translated from the coding sequence ATGGTACCAGGCAACAAAACACAAATTTCAGAATTTATTCTTCTGGGATTTTCAGAGGAACCAGCACTGCAGCCCCTCCTATTTGGGCTTTTCCTCTCCTTGTACCTGATCACTGTGGTTGGAAATCTGCTCATCATGCTGGCCGTCATCTCAGgctcccacctccacacccccatgtacttcttcctctccaacctgtcCTTTGTGGACATCTGTTTCATCTCCACCACCATCCCCAAAATGCTGGtgaatataaaaacacaaaacaaagtcATTTCCTATGAAGACTGCTTCACtcagatatattttttcctactattTGTACAGTTGGATGACTTCCTCCTGACCATCATGTCCTATGACTGGTATGTTGCTATCTGTCACCCACTGCACTACACAGTCATCATGAACGCCCGGCTGTGTGCACTGCTGGTTCTGGTGTCCTGGATGATAGGTGCCCTGAATTCCTTGTTACAAACTTTACTGGCCCTGCGCCTGTCTTTCTGTACAGTCTTGGAAATCCCCCACTTCTTCTGTGAATTCAAAGAGGTGATCCAACTTGCCTGTTCTGACACCTTTCTAAATAAAACCATGATGTACTTTGCAGTTGGGCTGTTGGGTGGTGGTCCATTTGCTGGGATATGTTACTCATACTCTAGGATAGTTTCCTCCATACATAGAATCTCATCAGCTCAGGGGAAGTATAAAGCATTTTCCACCTGTGCATCTCACCTCTCGGTTGTCTCCTTATTTTATTGTACAATCTTAGGAGTGTACTTTACCCCTGCTGTTACTCACAATTCACATTCAAGTGTAACAGCCTCGGTGATGTACACTGTGGTcacacccatgctgaaccccttcatctacagTCTGAGGAATAAAGACATAAAGAGGGCTCTGAGAAAATTCTTTAGAATGGCAACTATATTAGAACCAATTGTGTTGAAGCAGAAGAAGTGTTGA